The DNA segment CGGAACAATCTCCTTAAATACTGCTCGACCTTGCTGAGAAAAAAGATTTCTGGGATGCCATGGATCAGTTCTGTTCACTGCTTGACGGAGAAAACCTCCATCATTTCTAATATTGTTTGAGAAATGAGTCTGGAGTTGAATATTCTTGACGGAGAAAGCATTGCTGGATTTTGATGTCTCGCTTCGTTCCAGATAGAGTGCACCTGCAGCATCCCCAAAAATAAAATGGCTGTCTCGATCCCTGAAATTGAGATGCCCAGTGTAAAATTCAGGGCTGACAATCAAAACTCCTGAAAGTTCAGGCTGAATCATTAGTGAGTTGTAGGCCAACCGAATCGCAAAAGGTACCGAGGAACACGCAACGTTCATATCAAAAGCGAATCCATTAATGCCAAGAGATTTTTGAACCTCGATGGCTAAACTGGGATAAGGGCGCTCATAGTTGGAACAGGCTGATATCAGCATGCCAACGTCACTGGCTGATTTATTAGCTTGATCCAAAGCTTTTTTGGCGGCTGCTAAACCCATTTCCGCTTGATAACTCAATTCATCTGGATTTCGATCTTCCAGATCAGGACGCAGCCTTCGTGGATCAATAATCCCGCTAGCCTCCATTACGTGTCGCTCTTCAATTCCTGAAGCATTCTTGATGAAATCAGCGCTGGAGGTTTTCATGGCTGTCCTATCGCCAGCTGTGATTTCTGCTGAGTACTCACGGTTGTATTCCTCAACATGCGCGTTAAAGGCCTTAACCAAGGTCTCATTGTCAATGACATCTGAGGGAATAAAGGTTCCACATCCTGTGATAAGGATTTGATCAGTCAAAGTTCTTCTCAAAATTAAATTTGGTCCAACCAGTAAATCTGGCCTTTGCCAATCCTGATGACATCAGGCGTTTCAGTCGTGAAATCTATAATCGTCGAATGCTCAGCAAAAATTTCTCCTCCATCAATCACCAAGTCCACTTGCTTACCAAATTCCTCATGGATTTCCCAGGCGTTGTCAAAGAGATGATCTTCACTGCTACAAAGCGAGCTGCTAAGAATTGGATTCCCCAGTTCTGAAACGACTTGTGTAGCTATGATTTGATCAGGCCAGCGAACTCCAATTGTACTTCGTTTTGTTAGTAAAATCTTGGGAACGATTTTGGAGGCTCGGAATAAAAAAGTATATGGACCCGGGAGGTGGCGTTTTAAAATTTTGAAAACTGCTGTATCAATGCCCTGTGAATATTCTTGGATCTGTTGAAGGTTGGAGCAAATGAAAGTCAAAAGTCGTGTAGAATCGACATCCTTGTTTAAACTAATCTTTGTTAGTGCTTTCTTGCTGTAGATGTTGCAGCCAAGTCCATATACGGTATCTGTAGGATAAATGATGACTCCATCATTCTGGAGGACATCAATGACTAGGTTGATGTAACGGGGCTGTGGATTGTACGGGTGAATTTCGAGGAGCATTAAACTAGCGTGGAATACGAGGCTGGATCCGATTGATAGTTTCTTTCTGGAATTTTGCCTCTTGTTCCTTCTCCCATTGCGATCGAGGGTCTCCGTCTTTCTTGGATTCCAGACACTGTTGCAGGAAGTTTTGAAAGATATTTGCGACCGAGTCTAATTGAGTGATCAAATGATGATCAGATGGCAGCAAGTGAAGCGAAACTTTGTAATTACGTGCAAAGTTGATCGCATTTTCGACGGGAACCACCTCATCATCCCAACCATGAACCAATAAGGTCTTCTCAGCGAATGGCCTGGGCGAATTGGGCTCTAGGTTGTCAATACTAACAGCAGATGCCATCAAAAAAAGTCCCTGTGGCTTCAGCTTTTCTGAAGCACAAAGGGATACCCAACTCCCCATACTTGAGCCAACAAGAATTAGTTGTTCTGAAGCAGAGGGTCGAAGTGAGAGTAATTTCTTAACTCGGCCATAGCCACTCTTCATGCCTGAGTAATCAGGACTGACCACTCTGAAATTCAAATTTTCAGCGACCTGGGCCAATCTTTTGATCTTTGTTCCCCATGGTCCGCTTTCCTGCCCATGTGCAAAGTAAATTATTCGCTCGTTTGCCATGATCAGTTAATCTCCATCGTCTGAAGAAATTTGATTTCTGCCCAGTCTTCGTTTGTTCGCTCAAGTCTCCATGCATTGGCCGGAAGATAAACAAGATTCCCCTGAGAATCCCGAGCCAAGGAATCAAGAAACTGTTTTTCAAATCTTTTTAAAGCCTCAGCGTCTCGAGTGACTACCCAACGTGCCGTTAAAAAATTTGCAGATTCCAAGTGAGCTTCGACACCATATTCATTTTTCAGACGAGCAAGAATGACATCGAACTGCAAGATCCCAACAGCTCCCAAAAGGTAGTCATTTCGATTAAGTGGTCGGAACAACTGAACAGCTCCTTCTTCAGTGAGTTGTTGCAGACCTTTTTCTAATTGCTTGGCTTTCAAGGCATTGTCGATATGGACTTTGCGGAAGTGTTCTGGGGCAAAATGTGGGATGCCAACAAATCGGAGATCTTCTTTTTCGGTAAAACTATCCCCGATACGGATGGTTCCGTGATTGTGAATGCCTATAATGTCACCGGGGAACGCTTCTTCTACATTTTCTCGATCCTGAGCGAGAAACATAATGGCATTGTGTAATTGTACTTCTCTTCCCAGTCGTTGATGTTTTACACGCATCCCACGCTGGAAACGGCCAGAACATATCCTCAAGAAGGCAATTCGATCCCGATGAGCGCGATCCATGTTCGCTTGAATCTTAAAAATGACTCCACTGAAGGCTTCTTCGTAGGGAGAGACCTCACGAGTTTGCGTGGATCTTTGCCTTGGTGCAGGAGCGACTTCCACAAAGGCATCAAGCATTTCAGAGACACCGAAGCTATTGATTGCGCTTCCAAAGAAAACAGGAGTTTGTAGACCCTTCAGATAGCGTTCGCTATTGAATGGAGTTGAAGCACCTTCCAGTAACTCGATATCCTCTCTCAGTTCATCTGCTTGTGTGCCCAATAGTTCATCCAAATTTGGATCAGCAAGGTCAGTGATGCGGACGATATTGTCAACTTTCTTTGTTATGGAAGCAGCAAATAAGGAAAGTTCTTTGCGATATAGGTTGTATGTTCCTCTGAAGGATTTCCCCATCCCGATAGGCCAACTCATTGGAGCACACTCAACCCGCAAGCTCTCTTCAACATCCTGCAGCACATCAAGTGGTGGTAACCCTTCTCGATCCAGTTTGTTTACAAAAGTTATGATTGGAGTATTTCGCAGTCTGCAAACGTCCATCAATTTTCTGGTTTGTTCCTCTACCCCCTTTGCGCTGTCAATGACGACCAGGGCACTGTCAACGGCAGTAAGAACTCGATAGGTGTCTTCAGAAAAATCTTGATGTCCAGGAGTGTCTAGAAGATTCACCTCGCAGTTTTGGTAAGTGAATTTCATGACGGAAGAAGTAACAGATATACCACGCTGTTTCTCAATTTCCATCCAGTCACTGGTTGCATGACGGCTGGCTTTACGAGCCTTAATGGAGCCTGCGAGCTGTATTGCTCCACCATAGAGCAGGATTTTCTCCGTAAGAGTGGTTTTCCCTGCATCAGGGTGACTAATGATTCCGAATGTTCGACGCCTATCAACTTCCTGTTGGAATTGAGAAGTGCTCATAAATCAGATCGCTCGCTGTGATGCCAGTTGTCGATACTCAGCAAGTCTCCGTT comes from the SAR324 cluster bacterium genome and includes:
- a CDS encoding L-threonylcarbamoyladenylate synthase, giving the protein MLLEIHPYNPQPRYINLVIDVLQNDGVIIYPTDTVYGLGCNIYSKKALTKISLNKDVDSTRLLTFICSNLQQIQEYSQGIDTAVFKILKRHLPGPYTFLFRASKIVPKILLTKRSTIGVRWPDQIIATQVVSELGNPILSSSLCSSEDHLFDNAWEIHEEFGKQVDLVIDGGEIFAEHSTIIDFTTETPDVIRIGKGQIYWLDQI
- a CDS encoding alpha/beta hydrolase, which produces MANERIIYFAHGQESGPWGTKIKRLAQVAENLNFRVVSPDYSGMKSGYGRVKKLLSLRPSASEQLILVGSSMGSWVSLCASEKLKPQGLFLMASAVSIDNLEPNSPRPFAEKTLLVHGWDDEVVPVENAINFARNYKVSLHLLPSDHHLITQLDSVANIFQNFLQQCLESKKDGDPRSQWEKEQEAKFQKETINRIQPRIPR
- a CDS encoding peptide chain release factor 3, with product MSTSQFQQEVDRRRTFGIISHPDAGKTTLTEKILLYGGAIQLAGSIKARKASRHATSDWMEIEKQRGISVTSSVMKFTYQNCEVNLLDTPGHQDFSEDTYRVLTAVDSALVVIDSAKGVEEQTRKLMDVCRLRNTPIITFVNKLDREGLPPLDVLQDVEESLRVECAPMSWPIGMGKSFRGTYNLYRKELSLFAASITKKVDNIVRITDLADPNLDELLGTQADELREDIELLEGASTPFNSERYLKGLQTPVFFGSAINSFGVSEMLDAFVEVAPAPRQRSTQTREVSPYEEAFSGVIFKIQANMDRAHRDRIAFLRICSGRFQRGMRVKHQRLGREVQLHNAIMFLAQDRENVEEAFPGDIIGIHNHGTIRIGDSFTEKEDLRFVGIPHFAPEHFRKVHIDNALKAKQLEKGLQQLTEEGAVQLFRPLNRNDYLLGAVGILQFDVILARLKNEYGVEAHLESANFLTARWVVTRDAEALKRFEKQFLDSLARDSQGNLVYLPANAWRLERTNEDWAEIKFLQTMEIN
- a CDS encoding beta-ketoacyl-ACP synthase III translates to MTDQILITGCGTFIPSDVIDNETLVKAFNAHVEEYNREYSAEITAGDRTAMKTSSADFIKNASGIEERHVMEASGIIDPRRLRPDLEDRNPDELSYQAEMGLAAAKKALDQANKSASDVGMLISACSNYERPYPSLAIEVQKSLGINGFAFDMNVACSSVPFAIRLAYNSLMIQPELSGVLIVSPEFYTGHLNFRDRDSHFIFGDAAGALYLERSETSKSSNAFSVKNIQLQTHFSNNIRNDGGFLRQAVNRTDPWHPRNLFSQQGRAVFKEIVPLVSEMILNQLEEEGVKSSFIKRVWLHQANSKMNLLLAKKILEREPSPAELPLVLKKYGNTGAAGVVLAFSESQNMSQGSWAVFCAFGAGYSAGSVLLQKC